One genomic window of Setaria italica strain Yugu1 unplaced genomic scaffold, Setaria_italica_v2.0 scaffold_54, whole genome shotgun sequence includes the following:
- the LOC101785531 gene encoding DNA-directed RNA polymerases II, IV and V subunit 11 yields MNAPDRYERFVVPEGTKKVSYERDTKIVNAASFTIEREDHTIGNIVRMQLHRDPNVLFAGYKLPHPLQYKIIVRIHTTSQSSPTQAYTQAVNDLDKELEYLKQAFEVEKNRYEERAKQGF; encoded by the exons ATGAATGCCCCGGATCGATATGAGCGCTTTGTGGTGCCCGAGGGCACCAAGAA GGTGTCGTATGAGAGGGATACAAAGATCGTGAATGCTGCATCCTTCACCATCGAGCGTGAGGACCACACCATTGGCAACATTGTTCGCAT GCAGCTGCACAGGGACCCAAATGTGCTCTTTGCTGGCTATAAGCTCCCTCACCCTCTTCAGTACAAGATTATTGTCAGG ATCCATACCACAAGTCAGTCGTCCCCAACACAGGCCTACACCCAGGCTGTCAATGACCTAGACAAGGAGCTCGAGTACCTTAAGCAAGCTTTTGAG GTTGAGAAGAACAGGTATGAGGAAAGGGCGAAGCAGGGGTTCTGA